ACTTTGGCTGATGCTGTGATTGATAACAATGGTTCAATCGACGACACAAAAAAACAATTAATTAATATTTTAACAAATTGGGGTTTTACTAAATAGGATTGTAAAAGAGGAGCTTATTGTGGTGACTGGTTCTGTTAACTATCGCAAACATTAAATATGTAATGCAAAATGACCTTCAAATTTTATGCTAATTTGGAGGTCTATTTTTGTTGATATAAAAGGATTTCGATAAAAATTTTGGGAGAATTTATAGGGGAATTTGTATATTAAAATGTGGGGGTACAATTGCCAGTAAATAGTACCGCCGCAAAATACGCTGCAATTTACTGGCAAATGGGTATTAAGTTCAGGCTCTGTTGTATCTTAGTATCGACTTGACTAGAAACGAAAAATAAGGGAAGAAAATCCACTTAAATTGGGAAATATCCCCATTTCCCGAAAGATAAGGGAAGTTTTTCCCCTTATATGGTCCAAAGCCTTGAATTTTGTCCTATTTAAAGCCGTTAAAGGTAAATTCTTCCCTTATATCCACTTATTTAGCCTCCTCTATATACATTAGGGGAAAATTTTACGCTTATGAATTCTTATACCTACACAAAAACTTGTACGTTAGAAGGCAGAAATAATTCACAATCCAAAGCCCTTGCTAGTTCCAATGTTTTTTATTCTCTCTATCCTTACAAATTGTCCTACCTTTTATAGTACAAAAAAGGATTACATTTTTGTTTGCATTTTCCTGTGCATATAGATGTTTTGCAATAGGAAACGGAACCTATTATTATTTTGGCTCCTTTTTTTGTGTTTATTGTTTGCTTGTGTTCAACACATTCAATTTATTATGTAAGCATAATTAACGTAATTACTACTTTTAATTGTAAAACTTTTATAATTTCCGCATTTTATTGAGTACAAATTCGTTTTAATATGTTATACTAATTACAATAAAATGTTGAATAAAGTATAACATATTGCGAAAGGAGCCATAAAATGAAGACAAAGGTCGCGATTAATGGTTTTGGACGAATTGGAAGAATGGTATTTAGAAAGGCAATTCTTGAAGATGATATCGATGTGGTGGCGATCAATGCTAGTTACCCAGCAGAAACGTTAGCACATTTAATTAAATATGATACCACTCATGGCAAATTCCCTGGTGAAGTCATTCCAAATGACGATTGTCTTATTGTAAATGGAAAGCGTGTTCAGTTATACGCGAACCGTGATCCGAAGGAATTACCATGGGGCGCAATCGGAATCGATATCGTCATTGAAGCAACTGGAAAATTTAACGCACGTGAAAAAGCAGCATTACACTTAGATGCAGGAGCAAAAAAGGTCATCTTAACTGCACCTGGAAAAAATGAAGATGTAACGATCGTTATGGGTGTAAATCAAGACAAACTTGACATTGAAAAACACGATATTATTTCAAATGCCTCGTGTACAACGAACTGTTTAGCCCCTGTAGTGAAGGTGCTTGAAGAACAATTTGGAATTGTAAATGGTTTAATGACAACCGTACATGCCTATACAAATGACCAAAAAAATATTGATAACCCACATAAAGATTTGCGTCGTGCTCGTGCCTGCGCTCAATCCATCATCCCAACTTCTACAGGTGCAGCCAAAGCGCTTTCATTAGTGTTGCCACAAATGGCTGGTAAACTTCACGGAATGGCCTTACGGGTTCCAACACCAAATGTTTCATTGGTGGATTTAGTTGTGGACTTAAAAAGAGACGTAACGGCTGATGAAGTAAACTCTGCATTCTTAACGGCTGCTGCCATGTCCATTAAAAGGGATTTTAGATTTAACAGATGAGCCACTCGTTTCTGTTGATTTTAATACAAATGAACACTCAGCCATTATTGATGGTCTATCGACAATGGTTATTGGCAACAACAAAGTAAAAGTACTTGCATGGTATGATAATGAATGGGGTTATTCTTGCCGTGTAGTTGATTTATTAAAGCATGTAGCAAAAGTAATGGAGAATTCTCCCATAAAAGTTGGTTAATCAACCTTAATCTTTTTATCAAACTGCTTGCCGATTTTCGGTAAGCAGTTTTTTTTCGTCTTTTTTTGCGATTGTTTCTGGGAGCCCTTGTCCTAGCCACGTCTTTTTTATAAGATAGTATGTAGAATAAAGATGATAAAAATACCTTTAGGAATTGGAGCGCTGACGAATATGAAATGCCCTTCATGTCAACACCATAATACACGTGTTCTCGATTCTCGGCCTGTTGATGAAGGGAAGTCGATTCGCCGGAGACGTGAATGTGAACAATGCAGTTATCGGTTTACCACCTTTGAAAAAGTAGAAGAGATTCCGCTTATTGTCGTGAAAAAGGAAGGTACAAGAGAAGAATTTAATCGTGAAAAAATCTTAAGAGGTCTGATTAAGGCCTGTGAAAAACGACCTGTCGCCTTGAAAGAATTGCAGGACATTACTCATGATGTTGAAAAAGAACTCCGAAATCAGGGGGTTTCTGAAATAAAAAGTGACAGTATTGGCGAAATGGTTATGGATAGGCTGGCGAAAATTGATGAAGTAGCCTATGTGCGCTTTGCCTCTGTTTATCGCCAATTTAAAGATATTAATGTATTTATTGAGGAATTAAAAGAGTTAATTAAAAAGGAAATTTAACCCGAGCTAAGAGAACGATTTAGCTCTTCTTTTTTTACGAAAGGTATGATGCTCATGACCCAGCATTGGCAGGAGATAATTCCAATTGATCGTTATGTTGTAAACGCAAATGGATTACTCCATGAGTACGATCGGAAAGTACTGACATTTTTATATCAGCCATTGATTGGTGCTAAAAGCTTAAGCTTATATATGACGCTTTGGGGAGAGTTAGAAGAAAATCGCCTTTGGTCAAAGCCGAGCTCTCATCATCGATTAATGCTTTTAATGGACCTAAACCTAAACGAGATTTATGATGCAAGGCTAAGACTTGAGGGGATGAACCTTCTTACCACTTTAGTTCGTGATGAGCAAGAGGAAAGGGATTTCATCTATCAACTTAAACCACCACTTGCACCAGATAAGTTTTTTACAACGGATTTATTAAATATTCCTTTATATCGGAAAATTGGCGATCAACAATATGCTCGGATAAAACAATTCTTTAGTACAAAGCGGGCAGAGGGTATTAAAGGCTTTCAAAATGTAACGAAGGGCTATGAAGAAGTGTTTGAACTTATTCCTCCATCTGCTATGAACAGGTCACCAAATATGTTCATTGAAAAAGGGCAGGAGCACGTTAGTAGGAGGAAAAATGACGGGATTCAATTGGCCCATTCCTCTTTTAATTTTGAATTATTGACGGCAGGATTAACTGAAAACTTAGTACCAAAAAGTGCTCTAACAGAAGAGGTAAAGGAAGCGATTAGTCAGCTTGCATACCTATATGGAATTGACGCCATTCAAATGAAAAATATCGTAATCGATGCCACAGATCATAACGTGACCGATATTTCTGCTTTAAGAAAATATGCGAGGGATTGGTTCGAGTTTCACCATGGTGGACTGCCAACATTGGTGGACCGAACGCAGCCTGTTTTATATAAATCAATACAAACGGAACCAAACACTGAAGAAGAAAAGCAAATTTCTTATTTTGAAAACACCTCACCACGGCAAGTATTGCGTGATACTGGTGGCGGGGAGCCTTCAAAAGTTGATTTAAAGATTATCGAGGATATTCTATTTCAACAAAAGCTTCAGCCAGGGGTCGTAAATGTTCTAATTCAATTTGTCATGTACAAAATGGATATGAAGCTTCCAAAAAGCTATATTGAAAAAATTGCAAGTCATTGGGCCCGTAAAAAAATAAACAATGTTAAAGACGCAATGACGATTGCTAGAAGTGAGTATAAGGAATACCAGCAATGGGCTCCAAAGGATAATAATAATAAGAAAAAGACAACACAGAAAAAAGCGACAAGGACGGAATTGCTGCCTGATTGGTTTAATGAGACCGGCAATCAGAAACCGGCTGTTCAGGTCGACGAAGTCGATGATACTGATTTCGAAGCGAAAAAACGAGAGCTACAGGAAAAAATTAAGAATTTAAGAAAATAGGAGGTGAATCCTTCAATGGAAAATATTAAACAAACACTTAAAAGACTCGGGGCAAACGAGAGCTTTCAGCAGCGTTATCAAAAAATGCGCCAGGATATTATCAATAATCCGGATGTGCGGGCATTTTTAACTGAGCATCGAGATGAATTAACCAATGACATTGTTGAAAAAAGCTTAATGAAGCTCTATGAATATTCTACGCAAAGCAAGGAATGTCGTAATTGTGCGAGCCTTGATACGTGTGCGAATTTAATGAAGGGCTACCATCCAGAGCTTGTGATTAGACGAAATGTGATTGAAATTCAATATGATCGCTGTCCGCGCCAAGTCATGTATGATGAGAAGCGTAAAAATGAAAAATTGATCCAAAGCATGCATTTTCCAAAGGATCTGCTACATGTGACTTTTAAGGATATTGATGTAAACACAAACGGAAGATTACAAGCAGTTGAAAAGGCGTACCTCTTTGTTGAAGATTATGTAGCAGGTAAAAAGCAGAAGGGCCTGTACCTATATGGACAATTTGGCGTAGGGAAATCCTTCTTATTAGGTGCTATTGCCAACGAATTAGCCGCCCAACAGGTCCCTTCCATGATTGTCTTTGTTCCGGAGCTTTTCCGTGAGCTAAAAAATTCGATTGCCGATTCAACCTTAAATGAAAAGCTTGAAACGCTAAAAAAACAACCTGTGCTCATGCTCGATGATATCGGAGCCGAAACGATGTCGAGCTGGACAAGAGATGAAGTATTAGGTCCGATTTTACAGTACCGAATGCTTGAAAACCTACCTACTTTCTTTACTTCAAATTTTGATTTTCATGAGCTGGAGCATCATTTAACCTATACCCAGCGCGGTGAGGAAGAAAAAATGAAGGCGCGGAGAATTATGGAGCGCATTAAATATTTGACTGATCCCATTCAAATTGACGGACCGAACCGTCGTCAATAAATAATGATGTTAGTTTTAAGCCAGTGAAGTGTTCACTGGCTTATTTTTTATGTGCTGAATCGGTACGTTTGCTTCTATTTTTGGACATCCCCCCATATACATAGAATCAGAGATTTCAAAAAAAGGGGGAATTTGGTTGATTGAAATCCATTTTCAGCGGAGAGAGGATGCCATGCCTTTTTATCGCTTATTAAAAAAGAACCTATTAACCTCTCAACCTGACAATCATATTCTTCTTTCTGAGGACAGCACTATAATAAAAATCAAAACAGAGGCTTTGACTGACCAAGCCTTCGATGAAATAAAAAAACAATTTTATCACTTCATTCTTCATACAAAATGTGACGAATGGTTTCGTTCTATTATTACTGATCAGTTTTTTTATTCTGATGAGGAGGAAATTCAGCAAATCCTTGAAATCATCCATTCCATCTTAGAGGGAGAACGCAAGGAACTTGCTGAGCTTGTTAAAGACAGAGAAGAGAAAAATCTTTTAAAACAGGCAATTCATCAGGTGATGAAAAAGGAAATTGCGTTTTCATTCGATTCGTTTGTAACCTTTAGGTTGCGTGAATTTTTTTCCAGGCTAGAGAAGTATGTGGAGCTTTCAATAGACGAATACAAGCTGGAGCAGGAATATCAAATGTTTATTCAAACATTGCGTGATTTTGTTTCGACTCGGTCGGCGATGCTTCGTTGCTTGCATATTTTGATTGATGACGATGTGATGTTCTTTGATGAGCAATTCACAGAAATCAAGCGTATGCAGTTAACGAAGATGATTGACCGTAAGTTGCTCATCAATCATCCAGTCTATGTAGATTCAACAACGATTGCCCCCTTATTATCGATTGCTCCTAAATCCATTTACTTATACTCAAAAGAGCCCGAACAACCATTAATCCGTACAATTCGAAATATTTTCGAAGAGAGAGTATTAATCGAAAGTATTTCGCTCTTTAAGAAACGAAAGCTCGAGTGTATTGACAGTGAAAAAAGAATCCCTTGATTTTCCTAAAATGACACACTATAATTACGTACATAAAACAATAATCATTTTTGTGATGATAAGGACATGGGTATTCTTTTACGGTTTCAAGAGAGGGAAGACAGGGCTGGAAGCTTCCCAACACGAATCGAATGCTTACCACCTTTGAACTTCAGCTGTGAATGGGATGAAGCATAGGCTATAAGTCTTACTTTCATTAGTAGTAGCTGACGGCGCTGCCGTTACCAGAACCAAAGTCGTTTTCTGAATAGGTTGGCCGTTTGTGGCTAGATTCGGAAAAATGTGAACTAGGGTGGAACCACGTGTTTAATAAACTCGTCCCTTCTATAGGGACGAGTTTTTTTATTTTACCGCGCTAAAGCGGTGGGGGACAGTCCCCCATCGCGTTAAAGCGCTACATAAAAGAGGAGGAAAAATCAATGGCAGATGTTGTGAAAATTACGTTTCCAGATGGAACAGTAAAGGAGTTTCCTCAAGGAACGACAACAGAGGAAATTGCTGCTTCCATTAGTCCAGGACTAAAAAAGAAAGCCATTGCCGGTAAGCTTAACGGGCAAATGATCGATTTACGCCGTCAGATTGAAGAGGATGGAGCGATTGAAATCGTTACTCCTGAACATCAGGATGCATTAGAAGTGCTTCGCCACAGTACTGCTCACTTAATGGCTCAAGCCATAAAGCGTATATATAAAAACGTAAAACTTGGGGTTGGCCCAGTAATTGAAGGCGGTTTTTATTACGATATTGACTTAGAGCAATCGTTAACTCCAGAAGATCTACCTTTAATTGAAAAAGAAATGGCAAAAATCGTTAAAGAAAATATTGAAGTGGTTCGTGAAGAAGTGAGCCGCAATGATGCCGTTCAAATTTACAAAGAAATTGGCGATGAATACAAGCTCGAATTAATCGAAGCCATTCCTGAAGAAGAAACGGTTACTTTGTACAAACAGGGTGATTTCTTCGACCTTTGCCGTGGTGTTCATGTGCCATCAACAGGTAAAATTAAGGAATTCAAATTATTGAGCATTGCCGGTGCTTACTGGCGTGGAAATAGCGATAATAAAATGCTTCAACGAATTTACGGAACTGCTTTCTTCAAGAAAGAAGACCTTGCAGAGCACTTAAGACTTCTAGAAGAAGCAAAAGAACGGGATCACCGTAAAATCGGCAAAGAGTTAAATATTTTTACAAACTCGCAATTGGTCGGTCAAGGTTTACCATTATGGTTGCCAAAGGGTGCAACAATTCGTCGTATAATTGAGCGTTACATCGTTGATAAAGAAGTTAGCCTAGGTTATGATCACGTGTACACTCCAATCATGGGTAGTGTAGATCTCTATAAGACATCTGGTCACTGGGACCACTATCAAGAAGATATGTTCCCGGTTATGGATATGGACAATGAGCAACTCGTCTTACGTCCGATGAACTGTCCTCACCATATGATGGTTTACAAAAACTCCATTCACAGCTACCGTGAGCTGCCAATTCGTATTGCGGAGCTTGGAACAATGCACCGTTATGAAATGTCTGGTGCTCTATCAGGCTTGCAGCGTGTTCGCGGAATGACTTTGAATGATGCCCATGTTTTCGTCCGTCCAGATCAAATTAAAGATGAATTCAAACGTGTTGTAAACCTTATTTTAGAGGTATACAAAGATTTCGATCTTGGAGATTATTCATTCCGTTTGTCTTATCGTGATCCACAGGATACTGAAAAATATTTTGATGATGATGCAATGTGGGAAAAAGCGCAAAGCATGTTGAAGGAAGCGATGGATGATTTAGGTTT
The DNA window shown above is from Bacillus sp. T3 and carries:
- the nrdR gene encoding transcriptional regulator NrdR, which translates into the protein MKCPSCQHHNTRVLDSRPVDEGKSIRRRRECEQCSYRFTTFEKVEEIPLIVVKKEGTREEFNREKILRGLIKACEKRPVALKELQDITHDVEKELRNQGVSEIKSDSIGEMVMDRLAKIDEVAYVRFASVYRQFKDINVFIEELKELIKKEI
- a CDS encoding replication initiation and membrane attachment family protein produces the protein MTQHWQEIIPIDRYVVNANGLLHEYDRKVLTFLYQPLIGAKSLSLYMTLWGELEENRLWSKPSSHHRLMLLMDLNLNEIYDARLRLEGMNLLTTLVRDEQEERDFIYQLKPPLAPDKFFTTDLLNIPLYRKIGDQQYARIKQFFSTKRAEGIKGFQNVTKGYEEVFELIPPSAMNRSPNMFIEKGQEHVSRRKNDGIQLAHSSFNFELLTAGLTENLVPKSALTEEVKEAISQLAYLYGIDAIQMKNIVIDATDHNVTDISALRKYARDWFEFHHGGLPTLVDRTQPVLYKSIQTEPNTEEEKQISYFENTSPRQVLRDTGGGEPSKVDLKIIEDILFQQKLQPGVVNVLIQFVMYKMDMKLPKSYIEKIASHWARKKINNVKDAMTIARSEYKEYQQWAPKDNNNKKKTTQKKATRTELLPDWFNETGNQKPAVQVDEVDDTDFEAKKRELQEKIKNLRK
- the dnaI gene encoding primosomal protein DnaI; translation: MENIKQTLKRLGANESFQQRYQKMRQDIINNPDVRAFLTEHRDELTNDIVEKSLMKLYEYSTQSKECRNCASLDTCANLMKGYHPELVIRRNVIEIQYDRCPRQVMYDEKRKNEKLIQSMHFPKDLLHVTFKDIDVNTNGRLQAVEKAYLFVEDYVAGKKQKGLYLYGQFGVGKSFLLGAIANELAAQQVPSMIVFVPELFRELKNSIADSTLNEKLETLKKQPVLMLDDIGAETMSSWTRDEVLGPILQYRMLENLPTFFTSNFDFHELEHHLTYTQRGEEEKMKARRIMERIKYLTDPIQIDGPNRRQ
- the ytxC gene encoding putative sporulation protein YtxC — translated: MIEIHFQRREDAMPFYRLLKKNLLTSQPDNHILLSEDSTIIKIKTEALTDQAFDEIKKQFYHFILHTKCDEWFRSIITDQFFYSDEEEIQQILEIIHSILEGERKELAELVKDREEKNLLKQAIHQVMKKEIAFSFDSFVTFRLREFFSRLEKYVELSIDEYKLEQEYQMFIQTLRDFVSTRSAMLRCLHILIDDDVMFFDEQFTEIKRMQLTKMIDRKLLINHPVYVDSTTIAPLLSIAPKSIYLYSKEPEQPLIRTIRNIFEERVLIESISLFKKRKLECIDSEKRIP
- the thrS gene encoding threonine--tRNA ligase is translated as MADVVKITFPDGTVKEFPQGTTTEEIAASISPGLKKKAIAGKLNGQMIDLRRQIEEDGAIEIVTPEHQDALEVLRHSTAHLMAQAIKRIYKNVKLGVGPVIEGGFYYDIDLEQSLTPEDLPLIEKEMAKIVKENIEVVREEVSRNDAVQIYKEIGDEYKLELIEAIPEEETVTLYKQGDFFDLCRGVHVPSTGKIKEFKLLSIAGAYWRGNSDNKMLQRIYGTAFFKKEDLAEHLRLLEEAKERDHRKIGKELNIFTNSQLVGQGLPLWLPKGATIRRIIERYIVDKEVSLGYDHVYTPIMGSVDLYKTSGHWDHYQEDMFPVMDMDNEQLVLRPMNCPHHMMVYKNSIHSYRELPIRIAELGTMHRYEMSGALSGLQRVRGMTLNDAHVFVRPDQIKDEFKRVVNLILEVYKDFDLGDYSFRLSYRDPQDTEKYFDDDAMWEKAQSMLKEAMDDLGLDYYEAEGEAAFYGPKLDVQVKTALGKDETLSTVQLDFLLPERFDLTYVGEDGKPHRPVVIHRGVVSTMERFVAFLIEEYKGAFPTWLAPVQVQVIPVSPDVHFDYAKEVQAQLKATGFRVELDGRNEKIGYKIREAQMQKIPYMLVVGDKEVETKSVNVRKYGEQNSETISFEQFIADLKAEVNR